One part of the Tenacibaculum sp. 190130A14a genome encodes these proteins:
- the trpS gene encoding tryptophan--tRNA ligase, with translation MPRILTGVQSTGTPHLGNLLGAIIPAIEMANDPNNESFLFIADMHSLTQIKDGKQLRENTYSTAATWLACGIDINKTVFYRQSDIPEVTELTWYLSCFFPYQRLTLAHSFKDKADRLSDVNSGLFTYPMLMAADILLYDAEIVPVGKDQLQHLEMTRDVANRLNNVVGDTLIPPKEKINEETKLVPGTDGEKMSKSRNNFIDIFLPEKKLRKQIMGIQTDSKALEEPKDPDTDNVFALYKLLASDDQIAEMRANYENGGYGYGHAKQALYELILEKFADVRAKYNHYMENRHEIDDALAVGAEKARTVAKDVLQRVREKVGY, from the coding sequence ATGCCAAGAATTTTAACTGGAGTACAAAGTACAGGAACCCCACACTTAGGGAATTTATTAGGAGCAATTATACCTGCTATTGAAATGGCAAATGACCCTAATAATGAATCGTTTTTATTTATTGCAGATATGCACTCTTTAACTCAAATTAAAGATGGAAAGCAATTAAGAGAGAACACCTATAGTACTGCTGCAACTTGGCTTGCTTGTGGAATAGATATTAACAAAACAGTTTTTTACAGACAAAGTGATATTCCTGAAGTTACAGAATTGACTTGGTATTTAAGCTGTTTCTTTCCATACCAACGTTTAACCTTAGCACATAGTTTTAAGGATAAAGCCGATAGGTTATCTGATGTAAACTCTGGTTTATTTACCTACCCTATGCTAATGGCGGCTGATATTTTATTGTATGATGCTGAAATTGTACCTGTAGGAAAGGATCAATTACAACATTTAGAAATGACTCGTGATGTTGCCAATAGATTAAACAATGTTGTTGGAGATACATTAATCCCACCAAAAGAAAAGATCAACGAAGAAACTAAATTAGTTCCAGGAACTGATGGGGAGAAAATGAGTAAATCAAGAAATAATTTTATTGATATTTTCTTACCAGAAAAAAAGCTACGTAAGCAAATTATGGGTATTCAAACCGATAGTAAAGCTTTAGAAGAGCCAAAAGACCCAGATACTGATAATGTATTTGCTTTGTACAAACTCTTAGCTTCAGATGACCAAATTGCTGAAATGCGCGCAAATTATGAAAATGGAGGATATGGTTATGGACATGCTAAACAAGCATTATATGAGTTGATTTTGGAAAAGTTTGCTGACGTTCGTGCTAAATACAACCATTATATGGAAAATAGACATGAAATTGACGATGCTTTGGCCGTAGGAGCTGAAAAAGCACGAACTGTTGCTAAAGATGTTTTACAGAGAGTTCGTGAAAAAGTAGGGTATTAA
- a CDS encoding DUF6370 family protein, whose amino-acid sequence MKKLILLIALFGMVACTKTQYKEQIVEASCGQCQFDLKTQMGCDLAIKIDDKAYFVEGAHIDDYGDAHDKKIGFCNVIRKAKITGTIEKNMFKVTSFEVIK is encoded by the coding sequence ATGAAAAAACTAATTTTACTTATTGCCTTATTTGGTATGGTAGCTTGTACAAAGACACAATACAAAGAACAAATTGTAGAAGCTTCTTGCGGACAATGTCAATTCGATTTAAAAACGCAAATGGGATGCGATTTAGCCATAAAAATTGATGATAAAGCCTATTTTGTAGAAGGAGCACATATTGATGATTATGGTGATGCGCATGATAAAAAGATTGGTTTTTGCAATGTTATTAGAAAAGCCAAAATAACAGGAACCATTGAAAAAAATATGTTTAAAGTTACTTCTTTTGAAGTGATAAAATAA
- a CDS encoding c-type cytochrome: MRIGNKIFISYLIVALTLGFVVLYDSKVFKEEIAYCAVQDFGEGLVDEEKIREGKKLFKSLCASCHKLNKKLVGPALGGLEMDSVRLYKYLISKKHTPTFPQLTQENIIEILKYTK; the protein is encoded by the coding sequence ATGAGGATTGGTAATAAAATATTTATTTCCTATTTGATTGTAGCCCTTACTTTAGGGTTTGTTGTTTTATATGATTCTAAAGTATTTAAAGAAGAAATAGCCTATTGTGCTGTTCAAGATTTTGGAGAAGGATTAGTAGATGAGGAAAAAATTAGAGAAGGTAAAAAACTTTTTAAATCCTTATGTGCTAGCTGTCATAAATTAAATAAAAAATTAGTGGGCCCTGCTTTGGGTGGTTTAGAAATGGATTCTGTGAGATTATACAAATATCTCATATCAAAAAAACATACACCAACTTTTCCACAATTGACTCAGGAAAATATTATTGAAATATTAAAATATACCAAATAA
- a CDS encoding NADP(H)-dependent aldo-keto reductase: protein MKYTTLPTTDIKVSKICLGTMTWGRQNTEADGHEQMDYALERGVNFWDTAELYSVPATPETYGATEKIIGNWFKKTGKRDQVVLASKIAGGGDYTAHIRSGKFGRKNITEAIEGSLKRLQTDYIDLYQLHWPDRGVNCFGIRDYPYKTSTKEAENHLEILETLNDFVKQGKIKHVGLSNETPWGTMKYLQTAKDHNLPRMVTIQNSYSLIHRGYEVGMSEVSMRENVGLLAYSPLAQGVLSGKYLNGGQPEGARGTLFPRFIARYMTDGAQKAVAEYLKIAEKHGLTLTQLSLAYINQLPFVTSNIIGATKMSQLKENIDSINIELSHDILKEIEAVHAAIPNPAP from the coding sequence ATGAAATATACAACCCTACCAACTACAGATATTAAAGTTTCTAAGATTTGTTTAGGAACGATGACTTGGGGTCGTCAAAACACCGAAGCAGATGGACATGAACAGATGGATTATGCGCTAGAACGTGGTGTGAATTTTTGGGATACTGCAGAATTATATTCAGTACCAGCAACTCCAGAAACATATGGAGCTACAGAAAAAATCATTGGAAACTGGTTTAAGAAAACCGGAAAAAGAGATCAAGTAGTGTTGGCTTCTAAAATTGCTGGAGGAGGTGATTATACGGCTCATATTCGTTCAGGTAAGTTTGGAAGAAAGAATATTACCGAAGCTATAGAAGGGAGCTTAAAACGCTTACAAACGGATTATATTGACTTATATCAATTACATTGGCCAGATCGTGGAGTGAATTGTTTTGGAATACGAGATTATCCTTATAAAACATCTACAAAAGAAGCTGAAAACCATTTAGAGATTTTAGAAACCTTGAATGATTTTGTAAAACAAGGAAAAATAAAACATGTTGGTTTGTCAAATGAAACTCCATGGGGAACTATGAAGTATTTACAAACAGCTAAAGACCACAATTTACCAAGAATGGTAACCATTCAAAATTCGTACTCGTTGATTCATAGAGGATATGAAGTAGGAATGAGTGAAGTATCGATGAGAGAAAATGTTGGTTTGTTAGCATATTCTCCTTTAGCACAAGGAGTGTTGTCTGGAAAATATTTAAATGGAGGACAACCAGAAGGAGCAAGAGGAACCTTATTTCCTCGTTTTATAGCTCGATATATGACAGATGGAGCTCAAAAAGCAGTGGCGGAATACCTGAAGATTGCAGAGAAACATGGATTAACTTTAACGCAATTATCATTAGCTTATATCAATCAGTTACCGTTTGTAACGAGTAATATTATCGGAGCTACAAAAATGAGTCAGTTAAAAGAGAATATAGATTCTATAAATATTGAATTATCTCACGATATTTTAAAAGAAATAGAAGCAGTGCATGCGGCTATTCCTAATCCAGCTCCTTAA
- a CDS encoding phosphoglycerate kinase: protein MKTLNDFNFENKKALIRVDFNVPLNDEFQVTDATRIQAAKPTIIKVLEDGGSCVLMSHLGRPKGVEDKFSLGHIADKVSEVIGVQVKFVNGCIGENVAEAVENLQPGEILLLENLRFHGEEKAGDVTFAEQLSQWGDVYVNDAFGTAHRAHASTAVIAQFFEGNKCFGSLLAKEIESIDKVLNDSEKPVTAILGGAKVSSKIGIVENIIEKVDHIIIGGGMTFTFVKALGGSIGNSLVEDDKMQLALDILKLAEEKNTKIHLPVDAVIADDFSNDANTQTVDTKEIPDGWMGLDVGPKTSENFAQVIAASKTILWNGPLGVFEMENFSKGTIELGNAIAEATANGAFSLVGGGDSVAAVKQFGFGEKVSYVSTGGGAMLESLEGKTLPGIEAILK, encoded by the coding sequence ATGAAAACTTTAAACGATTTTAACTTCGAAAATAAAAAAGCATTAATAAGAGTAGATTTTAATGTACCATTAAACGATGAATTTCAAGTAACAGATGCTACTAGAATTCAAGCTGCAAAACCAACTATTATTAAAGTTTTGGAAGATGGAGGAAGTTGTGTGTTAATGTCGCATTTAGGAAGACCAAAAGGAGTTGAAGATAAATTTTCATTAGGTCATATTGCCGATAAAGTAAGCGAAGTGATTGGAGTACAAGTAAAGTTTGTAAATGGTTGTATTGGAGAGAATGTTGCTGAAGCGGTTGAAAACTTACAACCAGGGGAAATTTTATTGCTTGAAAACTTACGTTTTCATGGAGAAGAAAAAGCAGGAGATGTAACTTTTGCAGAACAACTTTCTCAATGGGGAGATGTTTATGTTAACGATGCTTTTGGTACGGCGCATAGAGCACATGCTTCAACTGCAGTGATAGCACAATTTTTTGAAGGAAATAAGTGTTTTGGAAGTTTATTAGCAAAAGAAATAGAAAGTATTGATAAGGTTTTAAATGACTCTGAAAAACCTGTTACTGCAATTTTAGGAGGAGCTAAAGTATCTTCTAAAATTGGTATTGTAGAAAATATTATTGAAAAAGTAGATCATATTATTATTGGAGGAGGTATGACTTTCACTTTTGTAAAAGCATTAGGAGGAAGTATTGGTAATTCTTTAGTAGAAGACGATAAGATGCAATTAGCTTTAGATATTTTAAAGTTAGCAGAAGAAAAGAATACAAAAATTCATTTACCAGTAGATGCGGTAATTGCAGATGACTTTTCAAATGATGCAAATACACAAACAGTAGATACCAAAGAAATTCCTGATGGTTGGATGGGGTTAGATGTTGGTCCAAAAACGTCAGAGAACTTTGCGCAAGTAATTGCAGCATCTAAAACTATTTTATGGAACGGACCTTTAGGAGTTTTTGAAATGGAAAACTTCTCAAAAGGAACAATTGAGTTAGGAAATGCAATTGCAGAAGCTACCGCTAATGGAGCATTTTCTTTAGTTGGAGGAGGAGATTCTGTGGCAGCTGTAAAACAATTTGGATTTGGAGAAAAGGTGAGTTATGTTTCTACAGGTGGTGGTGCGATGTTAGAGAGCTTAGAAGGAAAAACATTGCCAGGTATTGAAGCTATATTAAAGTAA
- a CDS encoding molybdenum cofactor biosynthesis protein MoaE: MTRTSIKITEEKLSLQECIDFVSEDNCGGIVPFVGTVRNATQNKTVTQLDFSSYVPMAIKEMQKIADVALEKFAVEKIAIHHAIGSLQIGDIPVIITVSAPHRNAAFEACQYAIDTLKETVPIWKKEFFEDGEVWVNAHP; encoded by the coding sequence ATGACACGAACTTCTATAAAAATAACCGAAGAAAAACTTAGTTTACAAGAATGTATAGATTTTGTAAGCGAAGATAATTGTGGTGGTATTGTTCCTTTTGTTGGTACCGTTAGAAACGCTACCCAAAATAAAACAGTAACACAATTAGATTTTAGCAGTTATGTACCTATGGCTATCAAGGAAATGCAAAAAATAGCGGATGTTGCTCTTGAAAAGTTTGCTGTTGAAAAAATAGCTATTCACCATGCTATAGGTTCTCTTCAAATTGGTGATATCCCTGTAATTATAACGGTATCTGCTCCGCATAGAAATGCTGCTTTTGAGGCTTGTCAATATGCCATAGACACTTTGAAAGAAACAGTTCCTATTTGGAAAAAAGAGTTTTTTGAAGATGGGGAGGTTTGGGTGAATGCACACCCATAA
- a CDS encoding PD-(D/E)XK nuclease family protein, protein MQSFISETLDTILQTTETFENVVFVLPSQRAGVFVKNTFKNKISAGFLPEIINIGDFVEDISGFKKIDSVQLLFHFYTIYKNQEATPDSFDKFSSWAFTVIQDFNELDQHLINTREIFVYLRDIHRLRKWSVKGSFQETELMKDHFAFMEKLNSLYNELYAFLVKEKTGYQGVLYREATKHVETYLDQNQHKKYFFIGFNALNAAEELLFQRFLEVGTSEVFWDIDKTFYESNHQAGSFLRKYKTTWKYYQKHPMQTVANYFSQPKKIEVIGAAKNITQAKYAGELLSKLSSHNNSALVLADESLLPITLNSLPSNVNSINITMGYPLRDVPTTSLLFAVFQLFINQEKLQKEDAFYHKDVVRLLKHPLLFKILTLEDQFLSDIIAESIAKNNNTFVKKELITSFLGTLSEERKKVVSTLFDAFVSVEDFIDRILHLILLLKTEVNELEKEYLFRFYTAFNQLQTLQVTHKYIQDLKTLQQFFRQLIQSESLSFQGEPLQGLQLMGVLETRVLDFENVIITSVNEGVLPGNHQQNTFIPFDVKIEFGLPTYREKDALFSYHFFRLLQRAKNIYLLYNTEHDVFGSGEKSRFVTQLQMMRDDVVERTISPQVQTTPVTLKEVKKNDLVFERLKEIASKGISPSALTNYLYNPIAFYKQKILKINEFDNVEETVAANTMGTVVHDTLEELYQPYLGKYLSVDDVTAMQQKTKELIVYFFSKHFKNGDISTGKNRLVFEVANRFVHNFLVQEKKLVQDENNALKVIATEQELAAEINIEGINHPVKIKGIVDRIDELNGVTRIIDYKTGMVDTTNLKVLDFEIIRELKYHKAIQVMLYAYLYTQNTQFNFEKELHAGIYSFKNLKKGFLSMNFSSNYRSPDPLITQEKLEEFMNEIRVIIKEIYNPEIAFIEPADLPY, encoded by the coding sequence ATGCAATCTTTTATCTCTGAAACTTTAGACACTATTTTACAAACTACAGAAACCTTTGAAAATGTTGTTTTTGTATTACCTTCTCAACGTGCAGGAGTATTTGTAAAGAACACTTTTAAGAACAAGATTTCAGCAGGTTTTTTACCAGAAATTATCAATATTGGCGATTTTGTTGAAGATATTTCTGGATTTAAAAAGATAGATTCAGTTCAATTATTGTTTCATTTTTATACGATTTATAAAAATCAAGAGGCAACACCTGATTCTTTCGATAAATTTTCTTCTTGGGCTTTTACAGTAATACAAGATTTTAATGAACTTGATCAGCATTTAATTAATACACGAGAAATTTTCGTGTATTTAAGAGATATTCATCGTTTAAGAAAATGGTCTGTAAAAGGAAGTTTTCAGGAAACTGAATTGATGAAAGATCATTTTGCTTTTATGGAAAAGCTCAATAGTTTGTACAATGAATTGTATGCTTTTCTAGTAAAAGAAAAAACAGGGTATCAAGGTGTTTTATATAGGGAAGCTACAAAACATGTAGAAACATATCTTGATCAGAATCAGCATAAGAAGTATTTTTTTATTGGTTTTAATGCGTTAAACGCTGCTGAAGAGTTATTATTTCAGCGTTTTTTAGAAGTGGGTACTTCAGAAGTATTTTGGGATATTGATAAAACTTTTTATGAAAGTAATCATCAAGCAGGTAGCTTCTTAAGAAAGTATAAAACCACTTGGAAGTATTATCAAAAACACCCTATGCAAACGGTTGCAAACTACTTTAGTCAACCAAAAAAGATTGAAGTAATTGGAGCAGCTAAAAACATTACACAAGCAAAATATGCAGGAGAATTATTATCTAAACTCTCAAGTCATAATAATTCGGCATTGGTATTGGCAGATGAATCGTTATTGCCTATTACTTTGAACTCATTACCTTCAAATGTAAATTCAATAAATATTACAATGGGGTATCCCTTGAGAGATGTTCCTACAACAAGTTTATTATTTGCGGTATTTCAATTATTTATCAACCAAGAAAAATTGCAGAAAGAAGATGCTTTTTATCATAAAGATGTTGTTCGATTATTGAAACATCCGCTACTGTTTAAAATTTTAACCTTAGAAGATCAGTTTTTATCAGATATTATTGCTGAAAGCATCGCTAAGAATAACAATACCTTTGTAAAGAAAGAATTAATAACCTCTTTTCTAGGTACGCTTTCAGAGGAACGTAAAAAAGTAGTATCCACATTATTTGATGCATTTGTCTCCGTAGAAGATTTTATTGATAGAATTTTGCATCTGATTTTATTGTTAAAAACAGAAGTAAACGAATTAGAAAAAGAGTATTTGTTTCGTTTTTACACAGCCTTTAATCAGTTACAAACTTTACAAGTAACCCATAAATATATTCAAGACTTAAAAACATTACAGCAGTTTTTTAGACAATTAATACAGTCAGAAAGTCTATCGTTTCAAGGAGAACCATTGCAAGGATTACAATTAATGGGAGTGCTTGAAACACGTGTGTTAGATTTTGAAAATGTCATTATTACTTCGGTTAATGAAGGAGTATTACCAGGGAATCATCAACAAAACACATTTATTCCTTTTGATGTCAAGATTGAATTTGGATTGCCAACTTACAGAGAGAAAGACGCGCTGTTTTCGTATCACTTTTTCAGATTGCTGCAAAGGGCGAAGAACATATACTTGCTGTACAATACAGAACATGACGTTTTCGGAAGTGGTGAGAAAAGTCGTTTTGTAACACAATTACAAATGATGCGGGATGATGTTGTAGAAAGAACCATAAGTCCGCAAGTACAAACAACACCAGTAACATTAAAAGAAGTAAAAAAGAATGATTTAGTTTTTGAAAGGTTAAAAGAAATAGCTTCTAAAGGAATCTCTCCATCGGCATTAACCAATTATTTATACAATCCGATTGCATTTTATAAGCAGAAGATTTTAAAAATTAATGAGTTTGACAATGTAGAAGAAACAGTGGCAGCAAATACGATGGGAACGGTTGTGCATGATACATTAGAAGAATTGTACCAACCTTATTTGGGAAAGTATTTGTCAGTAGATGATGTTACAGCCATGCAACAAAAAACAAAAGAGTTAATTGTGTACTTCTTTTCTAAGCACTTTAAGAATGGTGATATATCAACGGGTAAAAATAGATTGGTTTTTGAAGTAGCAAATCGTTTCGTACATAATTTTTTAGTACAAGAAAAAAAGCTAGTTCAAGATGAAAATAATGCGTTAAAAGTAATTGCTACAGAACAAGAGTTAGCTGCAGAAATAAACATAGAAGGAATCAATCATCCAGTGAAAATAAAAGGAATAGTGGATAGAATAGATGAGCTCAATGGAGTTACTAGGATTATCGATTATAAAACAGGAATGGTAGATACCACGAACTTAAAAGTTCTTGATTTTGAAATAATTCGTGAACTGAAATACCATAAAGCCATACAAGTAATGTTGTATGCATACTTATACACTCAAAACACCCAATTCAATTTTGAAAAAGAGTTGCATGCAGGAATCTATTCTTTCAAAAATCTAAAAAAAGGGTTCTTGTCCATGAACTTTTCTTCAAACTATCGATCACCAGACCCATTAATCACTCAAGAAAAATTAGAAGAGTTTATGAATGAAATAAGAGTTATTATTAAAGAAATTTACAATCCTGAAATTGCTTTTATAGAACCAGCAGATTTGCCGTATTAA
- a CDS encoding amidohydrolase, which yields MKNNNQLKIALIQSDLVWESPDKNREQFKRKIAAISEEIDLIVLPEMFTTGFSMNPKKIAETMQGETVHWMQELAEEKRCAITGSIVIIENDQYYNRLLFIHPSGKIEYYNKKHTFTLAGEDKVYTAGKEKLMVNYQGWKICPLICYDLRFPVWARNVENYDLLLYVASWPKPRIEAWDSLLKARAIENMSFTIGVNRVGVDGNDYQYTGNTVCYDTLGNCIAKNNDGEETVLVVTLDKEKQNETRTRFQFLEDKDPFTLQ from the coding sequence TTGAAAAATAATAATCAGTTAAAAATAGCATTAATACAATCTGATTTAGTTTGGGAAAGTCCTGATAAAAACAGAGAGCAATTTAAAAGAAAAATAGCTGCTATTTCAGAAGAAATAGACCTAATAGTACTACCTGAAATGTTTACTACAGGCTTTTCAATGAATCCGAAAAAAATTGCTGAAACGATGCAGGGTGAAACAGTTCATTGGATGCAAGAACTGGCAGAGGAAAAACGATGTGCTATTACAGGTAGTATTGTAATTATCGAAAACGATCAATATTATAATCGATTATTATTTATACATCCTTCTGGTAAAATTGAATACTATAATAAGAAGCACACTTTTACCTTAGCAGGAGAAGATAAAGTATACACTGCTGGGAAAGAAAAGTTGATGGTAAACTATCAAGGCTGGAAAATATGTCCTCTCATTTGTTATGATTTACGTTTTCCTGTTTGGGCTAGAAATGTTGAGAATTATGACTTACTATTATATGTTGCTAGCTGGCCTAAACCTAGAATTGAAGCATGGGATAGCTTGTTAAAAGCCCGAGCTATTGAAAACATGAGTTTCACGATTGGTGTTAATAGAGTAGGAGTAGATGGCAACGATTATCAATATACTGGTAACACAGTTTGTTATGATACCCTAGGGAATTGCATAGCAAAAAATAATGATGGTGAGGAAACTGTATTGGTAGTTACTTTAGATAAAGAAAAACAAAATGAAACCAGAACTAGGTTTCAATTTTTGGAAGACAAAGATCCATTTACACTTCAATAA
- a CDS encoding acyl-ACP desaturase, giving the protein MSIQNIRKEVMQTLEKNIDSFVDKFLVPIEKIWQPTDFLPNSQKDTFIDEVKEIQEISKELDDDFWVVLVGDTITEEALPTYESWLLDLDGVTQQPDNGWAKWIRAWTAEENRHGDVLNKYLYLSGRVNMREVEISTQHLIADGFDIGTATDPYKNFVYTSFQELATYISHLNVAKIAKKKGHKALAKMSRIIAGDEMRHHLAYTEFVKEIFKIDPSEMMLAFQHMMKHKIVMPAMHLRESFEAKGSLFDDFSTVAQRIGVYTGFDYVDILKKLNNAWEIDKITNLTPEAEKARDYLMKLPDRMYRITERIVVPDTKFNFKWMIPA; this is encoded by the coding sequence ATGTCTATACAAAACATCCGAAAGGAGGTGATGCAAACGCTGGAGAAAAATATTGACAGTTTTGTAGACAAGTTTTTAGTGCCAATTGAAAAAATTTGGCAACCAACCGATTTTTTACCAAATTCTCAAAAAGATACCTTTATAGATGAAGTAAAAGAAATCCAAGAAATATCTAAAGAATTAGATGATGATTTTTGGGTGGTATTAGTTGGAGATACCATTACAGAAGAAGCATTGCCAACCTATGAATCTTGGTTGCTTGATTTAGATGGAGTAACACAACAGCCAGATAATGGTTGGGCAAAATGGATACGAGCGTGGACCGCTGAAGAAAACCGTCATGGAGACGTGTTAAATAAGTATTTATATTTGTCAGGAAGAGTAAATATGAGAGAAGTCGAAATTTCTACTCAGCATTTAATAGCCGATGGTTTCGATATTGGTACTGCTACAGATCCATACAAGAATTTTGTGTATACAAGTTTTCAAGAATTAGCTACGTACATTTCACATTTAAATGTTGCTAAAATAGCTAAGAAAAAAGGCCATAAAGCTTTAGCTAAAATGTCACGTATTATCGCTGGAGATGAAATGCGTCACCATTTAGCATATACAGAGTTTGTAAAAGAAATCTTTAAGATTGATCCGAGTGAAATGATGTTGGCTTTTCAGCATATGATGAAGCATAAAATTGTAATGCCAGCCATGCATTTAAGAGAATCTTTTGAAGCTAAAGGAAGTTTGTTTGATGACTTTTCTACCGTTGCACAAAGAATAGGTGTGTATACAGGATTTGATTATGTTGATATTTTAAAGAAGTTAAACAATGCTTGGGAAATAGATAAGATAACTAATTTAACTCCAGAAGCAGAAAAGGCGCGTGATTATTTAATGAAATTACCAGACAGAATGTATCGAATTACAGAAAGGATTGTAGTTCCTGATACAAAATTTAATTTCAAGTGGATGATACCAGCATAA
- a CDS encoding lysophospholipid acyltransferase family protein: MKILSYILSTIFAIVFFMLLLIFHPIQWLGLKLFGQQKGHQKVVDVMNWFLIKSLLILGIPVRVKNEQDLPENQTLIFVANHQSTFDIPPIIWHFRKHYPKFVSKKELGKGIPSVSFNLRHGGAALIDRKDGKQALGELARFSKTINEKKWSAVIFPEGTRSRTGKPKPFAPNGLKMLLKYNPEALIVPLTINNSWKVFKYGKFPLGLFSPIKITTHPPIKASTLPFNDLIATVEETITKSIK, encoded by the coding sequence ATGAAAATTTTAAGCTACATTTTATCAACAATATTTGCAATTGTATTCTTTATGCTATTGCTAATCTTTCACCCTATACAATGGCTGGGGCTAAAATTGTTTGGTCAGCAAAAAGGACACCAAAAGGTTGTAGATGTTATGAATTGGTTTTTAATCAAATCATTGTTGATTTTAGGAATACCTGTTCGCGTTAAGAATGAACAAGATTTACCAGAAAATCAAACACTTATTTTTGTGGCAAACCACCAAAGTACATTTGATATTCCACCAATTATTTGGCATTTTAGAAAGCATTATCCAAAATTTGTTTCTAAGAAAGAACTTGGAAAAGGAATTCCAAGTGTATCATTTAATTTACGACATGGAGGAGCAGCTTTGATTGACCGAAAGGATGGAAAACAAGCTTTAGGCGAGTTAGCAAGATTTTCAAAAACAATCAATGAAAAAAAATGGTCTGCGGTGATTTTTCCTGAAGGAACAAGAAGCAGGACGGGAAAACCAAAGCCTTTTGCACCAAATGGTTTAAAAATGCTTTTAAAATACAATCCAGAGGCATTGATAGTTCCTTTAACTATAAACAACTCATGGAAAGTATTTAAATATGGGAAATTTCCATTAGGATTGTTCAGCCCTATTAAAATTACAACTCACCCACCAATAAAGGCAAGTACATTGCCGTTTAATGATTTAATTGCTACTGTTGAAGAAACAATCACAAAATCGATTAAATAA